From a single Accipiter gentilis chromosome 8, bAccGen1.1, whole genome shotgun sequence genomic region:
- the LRG1 gene encoding leucine-rich alpha-2-glycoprotein, which produces MMPPGRILPPLPLLLALLPLGLAVPCSPQPNVTRFVCTEPTLSTFPAGLPPTTLAVSVEFTALAVLLPTALAGLPQLQELHLSSNRLATLPETLLRPVPTLRVLDLTDNLLADLPAGIFAGTGDLQHLVLRGNRLQELRPAWFRHLPQLQWLDLAANALAEVPPEVFHPLRSLRSLDLSRNRLESLAPDTLAGLRALERLDLEGNRLGTLPPAAFAPAPALRLLFLQDNELRELPAGIFVPLRHLRVLDLARNRLRTLELPPRPPGSALDLDISGNPWVCECPLLALLRRAAPRLAATRDTLCASPASHRGREVAAVSRVGDTGCEPKGDGQRLADP; this is translated from the coding sequence ATGATGCCACCGGGCCGGATCCTGCcaccgctgccgctgctgctggcgctgctaCCGCTCGGCCTCGCCGTGCCGTGCTCCCCGCAACCCAACGTCACCCGTTTCGTCTGCACGGAGCCCACCCTGAGCACCTTCCCCGCCGGGCTGCCCCCCACCACCCTGGCCGTCTCGGTGGAGTTTACGGCGCTGGCCGTCCTCCTCCCCACCGCCCTGGCTGGGTTGCCCCAACTTCAGGAGCTCCATCTTTCCTCCAACCGCCTCGCCACCCTCCCCGAAACCCTCCTGCGGCCCGTGCCCACCCTGCGCGTCCTCGACCTGACGGATAACCTCCTCGCCGATCTTCCCGCCGGCATCTTCGCCGGCACCGGCGACCTCCAGCACTTGGTGCTGCGGGGGAACCGGTTGCAGGAGTTGCGACCCGCCTGGTTCCGgcaccttccccagctccagTGGCTCGACCTGGCTGCCAATGCCTTGGCGGAGGTGCCACCGGAGGTTTTCCACCCTCTGCGTTCCCTCCGGAGCCTGGATCTGTCCCGCAACCGGCTGGAATCCCTGGCACCGGACACGCTGGCCGGGCTGCGGGCGCTGGAGCGGCTCGACCTGGAGGGGAACCGGTTGGGCacgctgccgcccgccgccttcgcgcccgcgcccgcccttcgcctcctcttcctccaggatAACGAGCTACGGGAACTACCCGCCGGCATCTTCGTCCCCCTGCGTCATCTTCGTGTCCTCGACCTGGCCCGTAACCGGCTGCGGACGCTGGAGCTGCCCCCTCGACCCCCCGGTTCCGCGTTGGACCTCGACATTTCGGGCAACCCCTGGGTCTGCGAGTGCCCGCTGCTGGCGCTGctgcggcgggcggccccgcggctCGCCGCCACCCGCGACACCCTCTGCGCCAGCCCCGCGTCCCACCGGGGACGGGAGGTGGCCGCCGTCAGCCGGGTTGGGGACACGGGCTGTGAGCCCAAGGGGGACGGGCAACGCCTGGCAGACCCCTAG